Proteins encoded by one window of Anaerosalibacter sp. Marseille-P3206:
- a CDS encoding TIGR01212 family radical SAM protein (This family includes YhcC from E. coli K-12, an uncharacterized radical SAM protein.): protein MMWEDKRYHSLNYELKTTFGTKVIKLSLDGGFTCPNRDGTVGSRGCIFCSEEGSGEFTANRILSISEQIDEQKEFLSKKWPKGKYIAYFQNFTNTYSSIKDLRRKYEEALSKEDVVGLAIATRADCLPEEVLDLLSELNKKTYLWVELGLQTIHEKTAKFIRRGYDLSVYNKGIEELKKRNIKVVTHLIFGLPGESKEDTLETVKYIANTNTWGVKFHLLYIQKDTDLYEYYKSSPFYILSKEEYISIVCDSIEMLPQNMVIHRLTGDGKKGLLIEPKWSLNKLGVLSGIDMELKRRGSHQGIKYY, encoded by the coding sequence ATGATGTGGGAAGACAAAAGATATCATTCTTTGAACTATGAATTAAAAACAACTTTTGGAACAAAGGTAATTAAACTTTCTTTAGATGGTGGATTTACTTGTCCTAATAGGGATGGAACAGTAGGAAGTAGAGGATGTATATTTTGTAGTGAAGAGGGTTCAGGAGAATTTACGGCAAATAGGATATTATCAATTAGTGAACAGATAGATGAACAAAAAGAATTTTTATCTAAGAAATGGCCTAAGGGAAAGTATATCGCTTATTTTCAAAATTTCACTAATACCTATTCTTCTATAAAAGATTTACGAAGAAAATATGAAGAAGCACTTTCAAAAGAAGATGTAGTGGGACTAGCTATAGCTACTAGAGCAGATTGTTTACCAGAAGAAGTACTAGATTTACTTAGCGAATTAAATAAAAAGACATATCTATGGGTGGAATTAGGTCTTCAAACTATTCATGAAAAAACAGCAAAATTTATTAGAAGAGGTTATGATTTAAGTGTTTATAATAAGGGTATAGAAGAGTTAAAGAAAAGGAATATTAAAGTTGTAACTCATCTGATATTTGGATTGCCTGGGGAATCAAAGGAAGATACTTTAGAAACAGTAAAATATATAGCTAATACCAACACTTGGGGTGTTAAATTTCATCTATTATATATACAAAAGGATACAGATCTTTATGAATACTATAAAAGTTCTCCTTTTTATATATTATCAAAAGAAGAATATATCTCTATTGTTTGTGATAGCATAGAAATGCTTCCGCAAAATATGGTGATTCATCGCCTTACAGGAGACGGTAAGAAAGGATTATTGATAGAACCTAAATGGAGTCTTAATAAATTAGGCGTATTATCTGGTATAGATATGGAGTTAAAAAGAAGAGGAAGCCATCAGGGAATTAAATATTATTAA
- a CDS encoding ABC transporter permease, with the protein MFGKIFFKELKYQFTSLTIIILIVSTFLFYDTQFIGDLKRDWVKPISPRTDTKAVEEKKEYEAILKEDKVTNSYARLFADYIGIGLGFFMVFVTAFTLVRDKRYGSNELIYTREVSSLKYVGGKYLADVITALIIVLVVAGHATWLFHGFSKLTGDSISYTAFYKYTILWILPTIMFVASLSYVLQVVFDNGIVPIIIQFIYWMYSIDIHNNQITKYIIRFNEIAPYSQFQPLEHTIFVNRIFYTLLSIVLLFVAVKLWDRKRGKF; encoded by the coding sequence ATGTTTGGAAAGATTTTTTTCAAAGAACTAAAATACCAATTTACAAGTCTTACTATTATTATTTTAATAGTATCTACTTTTTTATTTTATGATACTCAATTTATTGGGGATTTAAAAAGAGATTGGGTAAAGCCTATATCCCCTAGGACAGATACTAAAGCTGTTGAGGAAAAAAAAGAATACGAAGCTATTCTCAAAGAAGATAAGGTTACCAATTCTTATGCTAGACTCTTTGCTGATTACATTGGAATAGGATTAGGTTTTTTCATGGTATTTGTTACTGCGTTTACCCTTGTTAGGGATAAAAGATATGGCTCTAATGAACTTATATATACTAGAGAAGTTTCTTCCCTTAAATATGTAGGAGGAAAGTATTTAGCTGATGTAATTACAGCTTTAATTATAGTATTGGTAGTAGCAGGTCATGCTACATGGCTGTTTCATGGTTTTTCAAAGTTAACTGGGGATAGTATTTCATATACAGCTTTTTATAAGTATACAATATTGTGGATTTTACCTACAATTATGTTTGTCGCATCTTTAAGCTATGTACTTCAAGTTGTCTTTGATAATGGTATAGTACCTATCATAATACAGTTTATTTATTGGATGTATAGTATAGATATACACAATAATCAAATTACAAAATATATAATTAGGTTCAATGAGATAGCTCCCTATTCGCAGTTTCAGCCTTTAGAGCATACTATATTCGTAAATAGAATTTTCTACACATTGTTATCAATAGTATTACTTTTTGTAGCAGTAAAGCTTTGGGATAGAAAGAGAGGTAAATTTTAA
- a CDS encoding DEAD/DEAH box helicase, translating to MEKVKFESMELSQEIKKAISDMGFEETSPIQSQAIPYILEGVDVIGQAQTGTGKTAAFGIPILEMCDEDDRQLQAIVLCPTRELSIQVAEEISRLAKYKRGIYVLPVYGGQPIERQIKALKKGVQIVVGTPGRVIDHLRRHTLKPKSIKMVVLDEADEMFDMGFRDDIEHIVDQMPEERQTIFFSATMPKEIMNFAEKFQRDPKIIKVVHKELTVPKVEQFYFDMRNNMKTEILCRLIDIYNPKLSLVFCNTKKKVDELVMQLQGRGYFADGLHGDLKQTQRDKVMATFRSGNIDILVATDVAARGIDVDDVDVVFNYDVPQDEEYYVHRIGRTARAGRKGTAFSFVVGRDIHKLKDIQKYTKTKITRLELPTLDDVEESKIGLLYDSIRHELDNEDLSKYVSIVDSLLEEDYSSIDVAAAILKMHMDMNKKDGHEDLNLGSYNNGGKAGMVRLFINSGKRDKISPRHIVGAITGQTSLPRKSVGNIDIYDKFSFVEVPEEYVQETLEGLKNHRIKGRKINVEIAKSRK from the coding sequence ATGGAAAAAGTAAAATTTGAAAGCATGGAACTTTCACAGGAGATAAAAAAGGCTATCTCAGATATGGGATTTGAGGAGACTTCTCCTATACAATCTCAAGCAATACCTTATATACTTGAAGGTGTTGATGTAATAGGTCAAGCACAGACTGGAACGGGAAAAACGGCAGCATTTGGTATACCTATATTGGAGATGTGTGATGAGGATGATAGACAGCTTCAAGCAATTGTACTATGTCCTACTAGGGAATTGTCTATTCAAGTAGCAGAAGAAATCAGTAGGCTTGCTAAATACAAGAGAGGTATTTATGTATTGCCTGTATATGGTGGGCAGCCAATTGAAAGACAGATAAAGGCTTTAAAAAAGGGAGTTCAAATAGTTGTTGGTACTCCAGGTAGGGTTATAGATCATCTAAGAAGGCATACACTAAAACCAAAGAGTATAAAGATGGTAGTACTTGATGAAGCTGATGAGATGTTTGATATGGGGTTTAGAGATGATATTGAACATATAGTAGATCAAATGCCAGAAGAAAGGCAAACTATATTTTTCTCTGCAACAATGCCTAAGGAAATAATGAATTTTGCAGAAAAGTTTCAAAGAGATCCCAAAATTATAAAAGTGGTTCACAAGGAGTTAACTGTACCTAAAGTAGAACAGTTTTATTTTGATATGAGAAACAATATGAAAACAGAAATACTTTGTAGGCTTATTGATATATATAATCCAAAACTTTCTCTAGTATTTTGTAATACAAAGAAGAAGGTAGACGAACTTGTAATGCAACTTCAAGGAAGAGGTTACTTTGCAGATGGACTTCATGGTGATTTGAAGCAGACTCAAAGAGATAAGGTAATGGCAACTTTCAGAAGTGGAAATATAGATATTTTGGTTGCTACAGATGTGGCAGCTAGAGGTATTGATGTTGATGATGTGGATGTTGTATTTAACTATGATGTTCCACAGGATGAGGAATATTACGTTCACAGAATTGGAAGAACTGCTAGGGCAGGTAGAAAAGGGACGGCTTTTAGTTTTGTAGTTGGAAGAGATATTCACAAACTTAAAGATATTCAAAAATACACAAAGACCAAAATAACAAGACTTGAACTTCCTACTCTTGATGATGTTGAGGAAAGTAAGATTGGTCTACTATATGATAGTATAAGACACGAATTAGACAACGAGGATCTTTCAAAGTATGTAAGTATTGTAGATAGTCTACTAGAAGAAGACTATAGTTCCATAGATGTAGCTGCAGCTATACTAAAGATGCACATGGATATGAATAAAAAAGATGGCCATGAAGATTTAAACTTAGGTAGCTATAATAATGGTGGAAAAGCAGGGATGGTTAGATTATTTATAAATAGTGGAAAAAGGGATAAAATAAGTCCTAGACATATTGTTGGAGCAATCACAGGTCAAACTAGTCTACCACGAAAAAGTGTAGGTAATATTGATATATATGATAAATTTTCCTTTGTAGAAGTACCTGAGGAGTATGTACAAGAAACTCTTGAGGGACTTAAAAATCATAGAATAAAAGGTAGAAAGATTAATGTTGAAATAGCAAAATCAAGAAAGTAG
- a CDS encoding ABC transporter ATP-binding protein → MNIEAINLTKDYGSNRVLDNINLNINKGLHGLLGPNGAGKTTFMRILSTLIPKTSGEVYFDGISVENKKEIRKIIGYLPQEFSFYPNFTVYEILDYFAALSNKKISRNEILDKLEQVHLEHLFKVKVKTLSAGMKRRLGIAVAMVGEPQVLIVDEPTVGLDPEERIKIRNMLSDIGKDRTVLLSTHVVEDIDLSCNTLLVLNKGKVVYDGTVKSMIEQESPSLDAELVSPTLEDAYMKFIKEV, encoded by the coding sequence ATGAACATTGAGGCTATAAATCTTACAAAGGATTATGGTTCTAATAGAGTTTTAGATAATATAAATCTAAATATAAATAAAGGACTTCATGGACTTTTGGGACCAAATGGTGCTGGTAAGACAACTTTTATGAGAATACTGTCAACTCTGATACCTAAAACTTCAGGAGAGGTTTATTTTGATGGAATAAGTGTAGAAAATAAAAAAGAAATAAGAAAGATAATTGGATATCTTCCACAAGAATTTTCTTTTTATCCTAATTTTACAGTATACGAAATTTTGGATTACTTTGCTGCACTTTCAAATAAAAAAATTTCTAGAAATGAAATTTTAGATAAATTAGAGCAAGTACATCTTGAGCATTTGTTTAAGGTAAAGGTGAAGACTCTTTCAGCAGGAATGAAAAGAAGACTTGGAATAGCAGTGGCAATGGTAGGGGAACCACAAGTATTGATAGTTGACGAGCCAACAGTAGGACTTGATCCAGAAGAAAGGATTAAAATAAGAAATATGCTCTCTGATATAGGAAAAGATAGAACAGTATTGTTGTCAACTCATGTTGTTGAAGATATAGATTTAAGTTGTAATACTTTACTAGTTTTAAATAAAGGCAAAGTTGTATATGATGGTACAGTTAAAAGTATGATTGAACAAGAAAGCCCTTCTTTAGATGCAGAGTTAGTATCTCCGACATTAGAAGATGCTTATATGAAATTTATAAAGGAGGTGTAG
- a CDS encoding DUF4885 family protein → MKVNGIGINSSYNIYSKSNIKEDASKTEIKSRNKYYGKETWMAEKTREKYDRLYNETKHMSREKRRRYISQRYFDSSAPHYIHGLTEKERSSCFQFERDYDYHYKRHYEQGSEMNSFCLHDPMFRGITVDGLVESEKQKLHNRNMINQQIQNILDKNNITIPKGQRLTFSIDPFNYIITIEGLEDEKAKNLIEAVLNEGNNGRELFYHISHTLKANSPQKTKEIYEKYLLMREIKKYTGLNINNLEVKNGKFVTEDGRSLMDLYKNGVRNAKYVDDYHKGSVISFYGSLLNKYAKKGINSVPDMVLKIDWRDGSLMDIDTVYGYGKGQEKWIEDLETRFG, encoded by the coding sequence ATGAAAGTTAATGGTATTGGAATAAATAGCTCATACAATATTTATAGTAAGAGCAATATAAAAGAAGATGCTTCGAAAACGGAGATAAAAAGTAGAAACAAATATTATGGAAAAGAAACTTGGATGGCTGAAAAGACAAGAGAAAAGTATGATAGATTGTATAACGAAACTAAACATATGAGCAGAGAAAAACGAAGAAGGTATATTTCTCAAAGATATTTTGATTCGTCTGCACCTCATTATATTCATGGTTTGACGGAAAAAGAAAGATCTAGTTGTTTTCAGTTTGAAAGAGATTATGATTATCATTATAAAAGACATTATGAACAAGGGAGTGAAATGAATAGCTTTTGTTTACACGATCCAATGTTTCGAGGAATTACAGTTGATGGACTTGTAGAAAGTGAAAAACAAAAACTTCATAACAGAAATATGATAAATCAGCAAATTCAAAATATACTAGATAAAAATAATATTACAATTCCCAAAGGACAAAGATTAACTTTTTCCATAGATCCATTTAATTATATAATAACGATAGAAGGACTTGAAGATGAAAAGGCGAAGAATTTAATTGAAGCAGTATTAAACGAAGGGAATAATGGGAGGGAATTATTTTACCATATTTCACATACCTTAAAAGCTAATTCACCACAGAAAACGAAAGAGATATATGAAAAGTATCTATTAATGAGGGAAATAAAGAAATACACAGGATTAAATATAAATAATCTTGAAGTTAAAAATGGGAAATTTGTAACAGAAGATGGTCGAAGCCTTATGGATTTATATAAAAATGGTGTAAGAAATGCAAAATATGTAGATGATTATCATAAAGGCTCTGTAATATCCTTCTATGGTTCTTTACTAAATAAATATGCTAAAAAAGGCATAAATTCCGTTCCAGACATGGTACTAAAAATAGACTGGCGAGATGGAAGCTTAATGGATATAGATACAGTCTATGGATATGGAAAAGGACAAGAAAAATGGATAGAGGATTTAGAGACTAGATTCGGATAA
- a CDS encoding Na+/H+ antiporter NhaC family protein: MDILIGLVVSSIMLIYSVVKDVFIGIPLTLCLFIFCTIAHRRDYPFKEIFKIAYKGGEKSFIVGKILLLIGMVTASWMASGTVEGMVFYGIKFMNPSFFIVYTYIICTLVSYIMGTAFGTVGTIGLSLMCIARIGNLNPNIVAGAIVSGAYFGDRCSPMSSSANLIANLTDTDIYTNIKNMIKTTIVPVLLCILIYFLFSLKYPLNLVEKGINEEILKYYKISIIVLLPAILILVLSIFKIDVKKSMLLSIILAFIISCFYQGVGIKDFLYYLVFGYKIPSDTFLSSIIKGGGIVSMLGAMYITFVSCALAGVLEGTNLLSNVHKLLKGVDSRYKLFIYTCICSIITAAFGANQSIAIVLTIQLMSEIYKDMNLDKYQFALNIENSAVVISPLIPWNISGLIPAATLSVSSVKYIPYAFYICLVPIVTIMHLKLVNMKKINAG, translated from the coding sequence ATGGATATATTAATTGGATTAGTAGTATCATCTATAATGCTTATATATTCTGTTGTAAAAGATGTATTTATAGGAATACCCCTAACATTATGTCTATTTATTTTCTGTACTATTGCTCACAGAAGAGATTATCCTTTTAAGGAGATTTTTAAAATTGCTTACAAGGGAGGAGAAAAATCGTTCATTGTAGGGAAGATCCTGTTACTAATAGGTATGGTTACAGCTTCTTGGATGGCATCAGGAACAGTAGAAGGGATGGTTTTCTATGGTATAAAGTTCATGAACCCAAGTTTTTTTATAGTGTATACATACATTATATGTACTTTGGTATCTTACATAATGGGTACAGCCTTTGGAACTGTAGGGACTATAGGTTTAAGTCTTATGTGTATTGCTAGAATTGGGAATTTAAATCCTAATATAGTTGCAGGGGCAATAGTTTCTGGAGCATATTTTGGAGATAGATGCTCACCTATGTCATCAAGTGCAAATTTAATAGCCAATTTAACAGACACAGATATATATACAAATATTAAAAATATGATTAAGACTACAATTGTTCCAGTATTACTTTGCATTTTAATTTATTTTCTATTTTCTTTAAAATATCCATTAAATCTTGTGGAAAAGGGGATAAATGAAGAAATACTTAAATATTATAAAATTAGCATTATAGTATTATTACCTGCCATATTAATTCTTGTATTAAGCATATTTAAAATAGATGTAAAAAAGTCCATGTTATTAAGTATAATTTTAGCATTTATAATTAGTTGTTTTTATCAAGGTGTAGGAATAAAAGACTTCTTATATTATTTAGTTTTTGGTTATAAAATACCTAGTGATACTTTCCTTTCCTCTATTATTAAAGGTGGAGGGATTGTTTCTATGTTGGGAGCTATGTATATAACTTTTGTATCTTGTGCCTTGGCAGGTGTTTTGGAAGGAACAAATTTACTTTCAAATGTACATAAGCTGCTTAAAGGTGTAGATTCTAGATATAAACTTTTTATTTATACATGTATTTGCAGCATTATTACAGCTGCTTTTGGGGCGAATCAATCGATAGCTATAGTTTTGACTATTCAATTAATGAGTGAGATATATAAGGATATGAATTTAGACAAATATCAATTTGCTCTAAACATAGAAAATAGTGCAGTGGTCATATCACCTCTTATTCCTTGGAATATATCAGGACTTATACCAGCTGCAACCTTGAGTGTTAGCAGTGTAAAATATATTCCCTATGCCTTCTATATTTGTCTTGTGCCAATTGTAACAATTATGCATTTAAAACTTGTGAATATGAAAAAAATCAATGCAGGCTAG
- a CDS encoding RNA polymerase sigma factor gives MDEQLELLKDGNEQSFEEFVNMHRNEATTFAVSILKDYHTAEDIVQDSFATFFVYRERLKSYSTSKAYLFSIIHNKAVDYIRKNNRNVTLDIGAMSTFSPEEQMLDKERREGFMKSFNNLNVKQKKVLYLYAFQELSYKEISEVLGISLAQVKITIFRGRKRLKELCNDEFK, from the coding sequence GTGGATGAACAACTAGAACTATTGAAAGATGGAAATGAACAATCTTTTGAAGAGTTTGTAAATATGCATAGAAATGAAGCTACAACTTTTGCAGTAAGTATATTGAAGGATTACCATACTGCTGAAGATATAGTACAAGATAGTTTTGCTACTTTTTTTGTATATAGAGAAAGGCTTAAAAGCTATAGTACCTCAAAAGCATATTTATTTTCCATTATTCACAACAAAGCAGTTGATTATATTAGAAAAAATAATAGAAATGTGACTTTAGATATTGGAGCGATGTCTACCTTTTCTCCTGAAGAACAAATGTTAGATAAAGAGCGAAGAGAAGGCTTTATGAAAAGTTTTAATAATTTAAATGTTAAACAGAAAAAAGTACTTTATCTATATGCCTTTCAAGAATTGTCTTATAAGGAGATATCAGAAGTATTGGGAATAAGTTTAGCTCAAGTAAAAATAACTATATTTCGTGGAAGGAAAAGATTAAAAGAGCTATGCAATGACGAATTTAAATAA
- a CDS encoding insulinase family protein, producing MKRKFKLFLVSILVVICFLGSIQPIGMNTSIALAEGIKDELKISQVYSGFKLMEKEYVEDIDSTIFNFEHEKTGARLACIKNDDERKVFGISFKTLPKDDTGVYHIIEHIFAGKADVDVGNAYTGSDFTQYFTFSNKEDEFRKYIGEYLNAVFSPDLDDGEMLFMQEGWRYEIDSPEKELNVNGIVYNEMKGRYSPTGKLCEVVDKSLVPNTIYRFDSGGNPIDIPKLTYEELLKAYNKNYTPSNSFIYLYGDMDIEKTLEFIDNGYLSKLKKVDFDNKIYREKPFDEMNVVEDYYPVPMGSGVEDGTYFSINYAFDKNTDYETNMGLNMLEMLLNSNASPFKKAISESGIGTFLGTVGDDIQQPIRGIVISNSNESKKNEVVKVVNESLNNIVKNGFDEELINSILNSYEVSIRKDNLSEERWKNYMDEARNAWLYGGNLIECFKVNSQIEKIKGKAKDGYFEKLIQKYMLNNDHSSFVVLKPKPGLEEENIKKLNDELASYKSSLSKEELNALISKNSEFKKWQEASLKPKEEGPSKINLEYKKVEEIPIDIKELDGMKVLSHPIYTNGVQYVNLYYDATKVPQDKLMYLMLLTRVLGNVDTENYSYNQINNAIYTYTGGVTVETIAFEDSKSKDNFYPKVLISFNTLKGKLGNAFDLLDEITNKSNFDDKDNLKNLIEQIKTGIQFEIEGDPFNFLLSQVSSYDFQCGKYKNLNYIPFYQFICDLDKNFDTNSDEIIKNLKEVRNIDYYGF from the coding sequence ATGAAAAGAAAGTTTAAATTATTTTTAGTATCTATTTTAGTAGTTATTTGTTTTTTAGGCTCAATTCAGCCAATAGGAATGAATACTTCAATTGCATTAGCTGAAGGTATTAAAGATGAATTAAAAATATCACAAGTATATTCAGGATTTAAGCTAATGGAAAAGGAATATGTTGAAGATATTGATTCTACAATTTTTAATTTTGAGCATGAAAAAACAGGGGCAAGGCTTGCTTGTATTAAGAATGATGATGAAAGGAAAGTATTTGGAATTAGTTTCAAGACATTGCCAAAAGATGACACTGGAGTATATCACATTATTGAACATATTTTTGCAGGAAAGGCTGATGTTGATGTTGGAAATGCTTATACTGGATCTGATTTTACTCAATATTTTACTTTTAGTAATAAAGAAGATGAGTTTAGAAAGTATATTGGAGAATATTTAAATGCAGTATTTTCTCCTGATTTGGATGATGGTGAGATGCTTTTTATGCAGGAAGGATGGCGTTATGAAATAGATTCCCCTGAAAAAGAGTTGAATGTAAATGGTATTGTATATAATGAGATGAAAGGTAGATATTCTCCTACAGGTAAACTGTGCGAAGTTGTAGATAAATCTTTAGTTCCAAATACGATATATAGATTTGATTCAGGTGGAAATCCAATTGATATACCTAAACTTACTTATGAAGAACTTTTGAAAGCTTATAATAAAAACTATACCCCTTCTAATTCCTTTATCTATCTTTATGGAGATATGGATATTGAAAAAACATTAGAATTCATAGACAATGGTTACTTAAGTAAGTTAAAGAAGGTAGACTTTGATAATAAGATTTATAGAGAAAAACCATTTGATGAAATGAATGTTGTAGAGGATTATTATCCAGTACCAATGGGGAGTGGTGTAGAGGATGGAACATATTTTTCTATAAACTATGCCTTTGACAAAAATACAGATTATGAAACAAATATGGGATTAAATATGCTGGAGATGTTGCTTAATTCCAATGCTTCACCTTTTAAGAAGGCAATTTCAGAGAGTGGAATAGGGACTTTCCTTGGTACTGTTGGAGATGATATACAGCAGCCGATTCGAGGTATAGTAATATCCAATTCAAATGAATCTAAGAAAAATGAAGTTGTGAAAGTAGTAAATGAATCATTAAACAATATAGTGAAAAATGGTTTTGATGAGGAATTGATTAATTCTATACTTAATTCATATGAAGTGAGTATAAGAAAAGATAACTTGTCAGAAGAAAGATGGAAGAATTATATGGACGAGGCAAGAAATGCATGGTTGTACGGTGGAAATTTGATAGAGTGTTTTAAAGTGAATTCACAAATTGAGAAAATAAAGGGAAAGGCAAAAGATGGATATTTTGAAAAATTAATTCAAAAGTATATGCTGAATAACGATCATTCATCTTTTGTGGTTTTAAAGCCAAAGCCAGGGTTGGAAGAGGAAAATATAAAAAAATTAAATGATGAGCTTGCTAGCTATAAGTCAAGTTTGTCTAAAGAAGAGTTGAATGCTCTTATAAGCAAAAATAGTGAATTTAAAAAATGGCAAGAAGCTTCTTTAAAACCTAAAGAGGAAGGACCATCCAAAATTAATTTAGAATATAAAAAGGTTGAAGAAATACCAATAGATATAAAAGAATTAGATGGGATGAAAGTATTAAGTCATCCAATATATACAAATGGAGTTCAATATGTAAATCTATACTATGATGCAACCAAAGTACCACAAGATAAACTAATGTATTTAATGCTGTTAACTAGGGTTCTAGGAAATGTAGATACTGAAAATTATAGTTATAATCAAATTAATAATGCTATATATACTTATACTGGTGGGGTTACCGTTGAAACAATAGCATTTGAGGACAGTAAAAGTAAAGACAATTTTTATCCTAAAGTACTAATATCTTTTAACACACTAAAAGGTAAATTAGGTAATGCATTTGACTTATTAGATGAAATAACTAATAAAAGTAATTTTGATGATAAGGATAATTTAAAAAATCTGATTGAACAGATAAAAACAGGAATTCAATTTGAAATAGAAGGTGATCCTTTTAATTTTCTTTTATCACAGGTTTCGTCTTATGATTTTCAATGTGGAAAATATAAGAATTTAAACTATATTCCTTTTTATCAGTTTATTTGTGATCTAGATAAAAACTTTGATACGAATTCAGATGAAATCATTAAGAATCTTAAAGAAGTAAGAAATATAGATTATTATGGTTTTTAA
- a CDS encoding M1 family aminopeptidase encodes MKSKGLVVLTILVILGSGFTYAKEPYTMELMDDLDISIDENIYLDGIYPEIKFDTENGVMDAHISYDFVNNGSNKINFNTNDGLKIKSLKVNGKDLAYQKNKNKSVIEVSIPDVEKINIEIIYSGKVKCDKDGVGGSMPGYISRESIYLLEVSNWIFRPLVAEADMIDICGHYIAPDYLTMVVPGKLVDVETIDGNKKWIFEYSSHTVDIGAFAARYEKTQIEVNNMTIEFYYTPKHKEYVDNMKIAEHIKGIMEYYVQNIGEYYSNEYPLKIAEVSIYKRGGHSSENVITFSENTINRDISMYSILNKNGDIEDLWKVDIYADDLNLIAHEMAHQWWGTGVNVIKDTPWSSEGLANYFSYKYIQKEFGDMVSSNVFLGAWKRRVDELKNYYYIKNDDMKEKLNEKFIKSLEMEKRKAELYYLMPLKFVKEEEIQGEKVFLEGIQGVYRRHLLKDLTYDDFLQEMNLTKGPLKLKSLFPGLVAVPGKLKVL; translated from the coding sequence ATGAAAAGTAAAGGATTAGTAGTTTTAACTATACTGGTTATTTTAGGAAGTGGATTTACTTATGCTAAAGAACCTTATACCATGGAATTGATGGATGATTTGGATATATCCATAGATGAAAACATATATTTAGATGGTATCTATCCAGAAATTAAATTTGACACTGAAAATGGAGTAATGGATGCTCATATTTCATATGATTTCGTAAATAATGGTTCAAATAAAATAAATTTTAATACAAATGATGGACTAAAAATAAAATCTTTAAAAGTTAATGGAAAAGATTTAGCATATCAAAAAAATAAAAATAAAAGTGTTATTGAAGTATCTATACCCGATGTAGAAAAGATAAATATAGAAATTATCTATAGTGGAAAAGTTAAATGTGATAAAGATGGTGTTGGAGGAAGTATGCCAGGATATATTTCTAGGGAAAGTATTTATCTACTTGAAGTTTCAAATTGGATTTTTAGACCATTAGTTGCAGAGGCAGATATGATAGATATTTGTGGACACTATATAGCACCAGATTATTTAACAATGGTTGTACCTGGTAAGCTTGTAGATGTAGAAACAATTGATGGCAATAAAAAGTGGATATTTGAGTACAGTTCTCATACTGTAGATATTGGAGCATTTGCTGCTAGATATGAGAAAACTCAAATTGAGGTTAATAATATGACAATTGAGTTTTACTATACACCAAAACATAAAGAATATGTGGATAACATGAAAATAGCAGAACATATAAAAGGTATAATGGAGTATTATGTCCAAAATATTGGTGAGTATTATTCAAATGAATATCCACTAAAGATTGCTGAAGTTTCTATATATAAGCGAGGAGGTCATTCTTCTGAAAATGTTATAACCTTTTCAGAAAACACTATAAATCGTGACATTAGTATGTATTCTATTTTAAATAAAAATGGAGATATTGAAGATCTTTGGAAAGTAGATATTTATGCAGATGACTTAAATCTCATAGCTCATGAAATGGCACATCAATGGTGGGGGACTGGTGTAAATGTGATAAAAGATACTCCTTGGTCAAGTGAAGGACTTGCAAATTATTTTTCATATAAATATATACAAAAAGAATTTGGGGACATGGTTTCTTCTAACGTTTTTCTAGGTGCATGGAAACGAAGAGTAGATGAACTTAAAAATTATTATTATATAAAGAATGATGATATGAAAGAAAAATTAAATGAAAAATTTATAAAATCATTGGAAATGGAAAAAAGAAAAGCTGAATTGTATTATTTAATGCCTCTTAAATTTGTGAAGGAAGAAGAAATTCAAGGAGAGAAAGTCTTTTTAGAAGGAATACAGGGAGTGTATAGAAGACATTTGTTGAAAGATTTAACTTATGATGATTTTCTTCAAGAAATGAACCTTACTAAGGGGCCATTAAAATTAAAATCTCTATTTCCTGGATTGGTAGCTGTTCCTGGAAAGTTGAAAGTTTTGTAA